In Prescottella soli, a genomic segment contains:
- a CDS encoding CHAD domain-containing protein, whose amino-acid sequence MAARKHGTAVADVIVPATRQHYERLSSLAADVRADAPDSVHQMRVSARRLRSLLGSFRHAFPREATDTARAELRWLGSVLGKARDAEVLATRFSDLIDAQPADLVVGSVHQRLVGAQEDLYRAAHAHAVEVLAEARYAALCALLDEVTSGDHAVPAEMTLRAGLDKAYRQLRKAAEKVRALERQDGADIGPALHRVRKRAKKLRYAAEAVAVTEPSAADLGTAAKALQTMLGDHQDGVLARGWIIDTAAQAREDDEDTFTYGLLYATEEQRAIRAVTDLPRHVKAIRRAHRELDFTT is encoded by the coding sequence GTGGCAGCACGAAAGCACGGCACCGCTGTCGCCGACGTGATCGTCCCGGCGACACGGCAACACTACGAACGACTCTCGTCGCTCGCCGCCGACGTGCGCGCCGACGCCCCCGATTCGGTGCACCAGATGCGGGTGTCCGCCCGACGCCTCCGCAGCCTGCTGGGCTCGTTCCGGCACGCCTTCCCGCGGGAGGCCACGGACACCGCCCGCGCCGAACTGCGCTGGCTCGGATCGGTTCTCGGCAAGGCCCGCGACGCCGAGGTCCTCGCGACCCGGTTCTCGGACCTGATCGACGCCCAACCGGCCGATCTGGTGGTGGGATCGGTGCACCAGCGGCTGGTCGGGGCGCAAGAGGACCTGTACCGCGCCGCGCACGCACACGCGGTCGAGGTGCTCGCCGAGGCCCGGTACGCGGCGCTGTGCGCCCTGCTCGACGAGGTCACCTCGGGCGACCACGCCGTCCCGGCCGAGATGACGCTCCGGGCGGGGCTCGACAAGGCGTACCGGCAGCTCCGCAAGGCGGCCGAGAAGGTACGCGCGCTCGAGCGCCAGGACGGCGCGGACATCGGCCCCGCCCTGCACCGGGTGCGCAAGCGCGCCAAGAAGCTCCGGTACGCGGCCGAGGCCGTCGCGGTGACGGAGCCGTCCGCCGCCGACCTCGGCACCGCCGCGAAGGCGCTGCAGACGATGCTCGGCGACCACCAGGACGGCGTCCTCGCCCGCGGTTGGATCATCGACACGGCCGCGCAGGCCCGCGAGGACGACGAGGACACGTTCACGTACGGGCTGCTCTACGCCACCGAGGA
- the pip gene encoding prolyl aminopeptidase — protein MRTLYPPIAPHATGFLAVGDDQRVYWEVSGNPDGKPVVFLHGGPGGGTDPAHRQYFDPAAYRIVLFDQRGCGRSTPHVADGADLSVNTTDHLVSDIETLRAHLGVDRWQVFGGSWGSTLALTYAQRFPERVTELVLRGIFLLRRSEVDWYYNGGAGHIFPERWEKFLAPVPPEERSGDLVEAYHRLLHSDDPDVALDAAIAWSSWEGATSTLLPRPERVEETSAPRFALAFARIENHYFRNAGFIDEGQLLRDAATLASIPGVIVQGRYDVVCPATSAWELHRAWPASELHIVDDAGHAAAEPGITHHLVEATDRFRA, from the coding sequence GTGCGGACGCTGTATCCCCCGATCGCGCCGCACGCGACGGGATTCCTCGCCGTCGGTGACGACCAGCGCGTGTACTGGGAAGTGAGCGGCAACCCCGACGGCAAGCCGGTGGTGTTCCTGCACGGCGGCCCCGGTGGCGGGACCGATCCGGCGCACCGGCAGTACTTCGACCCCGCGGCCTACCGCATCGTGCTGTTCGACCAGCGCGGCTGCGGACGCTCCACCCCACACGTCGCGGACGGTGCCGACCTGTCCGTGAACACCACCGATCACCTCGTCTCCGACATCGAAACGCTGCGTGCCCATCTCGGCGTCGACCGCTGGCAGGTGTTCGGCGGGTCGTGGGGGTCGACGCTGGCGCTGACGTACGCGCAGCGATTCCCGGAGCGGGTCACCGAACTGGTGCTGCGCGGCATCTTCCTGCTGCGCCGCAGCGAGGTCGACTGGTACTACAACGGCGGGGCCGGGCACATCTTCCCCGAGCGGTGGGAGAAGTTCCTCGCTCCCGTCCCGCCCGAGGAGCGCTCCGGAGACCTGGTCGAGGCGTACCACCGGCTGCTGCACTCCGACGACCCCGACGTCGCGCTGGATGCCGCGATCGCGTGGTCCAGCTGGGAGGGCGCGACCAGCACGCTGCTCCCCCGGCCCGAGCGGGTCGAGGAGACGTCGGCGCCGCGTTTCGCGTTGGCGTTCGCGCGGATCGAGAACCACTACTTCCGCAACGCCGGCTTCATCGACGAGGGACAGCTGCTGCGCGACGCGGCGACCCTGGCATCGATCCCCGGCGTCATCGTGCAGGGCCGCTACGACGTGGTGTGCCCGGCGACCAGCGCGTGGGAACTGCACCGCGCGTGGCCCGCCTCGGAGCTCCACATCGTCGACGACGCGGGCCACGCCGCCGCGGAACCGGGCATCACGCACCACCTGGTGGAGGCCACGGACCGCTTCCGCGCGTGA
- the panB gene encoding 3-methyl-2-oxobutanoate hydroxymethyltransferase has product MSETAPYGSTSSAPSDAPKRKTRIHHLQAMKTEGTRWAELTAYDYSSARLFEEAGIPVLLVGDSAANVVYGYDTTVPVTIDEMLPLVRGVVRGAPHALVIADLPFGTYEASPQQALETAFRFMKEGQAHAVKLEGGERVAPQIAALTAAGIPVQAHIGFTPQSVNSLGGFRVQGRGDGAEQLIADAIAVQEAGAFSVVMEMVPAELAGQVTRKLTIPTVGIGAGHECDAQVLVWQDMAGFTSGKTAKFVKRFGEVGGALRDAAAAYATEVAAGTFPGPEHSF; this is encoded by the coding sequence ATGTCCGAGACCGCTCCGTACGGTTCGACCAGCTCCGCACCCTCCGACGCACCCAAGCGCAAGACCCGGATCCATCACCTCCAGGCGATGAAGACCGAGGGCACCCGCTGGGCGGAGCTGACCGCGTACGACTACTCCAGTGCCCGCCTCTTCGAGGAGGCCGGCATCCCGGTTCTGCTCGTCGGCGACTCGGCCGCCAACGTGGTGTACGGCTACGACACCACCGTGCCGGTCACGATCGACGAGATGCTGCCCCTCGTCCGCGGCGTGGTGCGCGGCGCGCCGCACGCCCTCGTGATCGCGGACCTGCCGTTCGGCACCTACGAGGCGTCACCGCAGCAGGCGCTCGAAACCGCCTTCCGGTTCATGAAGGAAGGGCAGGCCCACGCCGTCAAGCTCGAGGGCGGCGAGCGGGTGGCCCCGCAGATCGCGGCGCTCACCGCGGCCGGAATTCCCGTCCAGGCCCACATCGGCTTCACCCCCCAGTCGGTCAACAGCCTCGGCGGCTTCCGGGTCCAGGGCCGCGGCGACGGCGCCGAACAGCTCATCGCCGACGCCATCGCGGTCCAGGAGGCCGGCGCCTTCTCCGTCGTGATGGAGATGGTTCCCGCCGAGCTCGCCGGCCAGGTGACCCGCAAGCTCACCATCCCGACCGTCGGTATCGGCGCCGGCCACGAGTGCGACGCGCAGGTGCTGGTCTGGCAGGACATGGCCGGCTTCACCAGCGGCAAGACGGCCAAGTTCGTCAAGCGGTTCGGCGAGGTCGGCGGCGCCCTGCGCGACGCCGCCGCCGCGTACGCGACCGAGGTCGCGGCCGGCACCTTCCCGGGCCCCGAGCACAGCTTCTGA
- a CDS encoding alpha/beta hydrolase, translating into MQSRPRTLLAAAIGTVAVLAVGCSSGAAGDGARSIAGTPVAAEAAPGAGVVPPGLESFYTQDVRWGSCDSYATGGEALSPKLECATVTVPLDYANPGGDTAQIAISRSRATGARLGSLLVNPGGPGASGLGSASVTDGTEVAERFDVIGFDPRGVGASTPQVRCQTPQEADAERRDPDVDMSPQGIAETEQKNRTYAQRCAERSGLPLLAHVGTREVVRDMDVIRSVLGDAKLNYLGFSYGTRIGTAYAETFPTNVRAMVLDGALDPEQDPVEEVVLQGAGFQQAFDAFAAQCATSADCPLGTDPAAANARFRALVGPLMTRPAATTDPRGLSYGDAVTGVQQALYSPNLWSSLRGGLTQLTQGRGDTLLLLSDMYEGRGDDGSYSNINDAFNAIRCVDDPPLTDRAVAGEADTRYRQAAPFLDDGRGTGNAPLDMCAFWPVPNTGAPHRIDVQGLPTSVVVSTTEDPATPYQAGVDLAKQLGASLITYRGAQHTAAFDGVACVDDPVTAYFVDLTTPDPDLTC; encoded by the coding sequence ATGCAGTCCAGACCCCGCACGCTCCTGGCCGCCGCGATCGGGACGGTCGCCGTGCTCGCGGTCGGCTGCAGCTCCGGGGCGGCCGGCGACGGCGCGCGGAGCATCGCGGGCACACCGGTCGCCGCGGAGGCGGCGCCGGGCGCGGGCGTCGTCCCGCCGGGCCTCGAATCCTTCTACACCCAGGACGTCCGGTGGGGGTCGTGCGACAGCTACGCGACCGGCGGCGAGGCGCTGAGCCCGAAACTCGAGTGCGCGACGGTCACGGTTCCGCTCGACTACGCGAACCCGGGCGGAGACACCGCGCAGATCGCGATCTCCCGGTCGCGGGCGACGGGTGCGCGGCTCGGCTCGCTGCTGGTCAATCCCGGCGGTCCCGGGGCGTCGGGGCTGGGCAGCGCCTCGGTGACCGACGGCACCGAGGTGGCCGAGCGGTTCGACGTCATCGGCTTCGATCCGCGCGGGGTGGGTGCGTCGACGCCGCAGGTGCGCTGCCAGACGCCGCAGGAGGCCGACGCCGAGCGGCGCGACCCCGACGTGGACATGAGCCCGCAGGGGATCGCCGAAACCGAGCAGAAGAACCGCACCTACGCGCAGCGCTGTGCCGAACGGTCCGGGCTGCCGCTGCTGGCGCACGTCGGCACGCGCGAGGTGGTGCGCGACATGGACGTCATCCGGTCGGTCCTCGGCGACGCGAAGCTCAACTACCTCGGTTTCTCGTACGGCACCCGGATCGGCACGGCGTACGCCGAGACCTTCCCGACGAACGTCCGCGCGATGGTGCTCGACGGCGCGCTCGATCCCGAGCAGGATCCCGTCGAGGAGGTCGTGCTGCAGGGGGCCGGATTCCAGCAGGCGTTCGACGCCTTCGCCGCCCAGTGCGCGACGTCGGCGGACTGCCCGCTGGGCACCGATCCGGCCGCGGCCAACGCCCGGTTCCGGGCGCTCGTCGGCCCGCTGATGACCCGGCCGGCGGCGACGACGGATCCGCGCGGCCTGAGCTACGGGGACGCGGTCACCGGTGTGCAGCAGGCGCTGTACTCGCCGAACCTGTGGAGTTCGCTGCGCGGCGGGCTGACCCAGCTGACCCAGGGGCGCGGCGACACCCTGCTGCTGCTGTCGGACATGTACGAGGGCCGCGGGGACGACGGCAGCTACTCGAACATCAACGACGCGTTCAACGCGATCCGGTGCGTCGACGACCCGCCGCTGACCGACCGCGCGGTCGCGGGGGAGGCCGACACGCGGTACCGGCAGGCGGCACCGTTCCTCGACGACGGCCGCGGCACCGGCAACGCGCCGCTCGACATGTGCGCGTTCTGGCCGGTGCCGAACACCGGCGCGCCGCACCGCATCGACGTGCAGGGGCTGCCGACGTCGGTGGTGGTGTCGACGACCGAGGACCCGGCGACCCCGTACCAGGCTGGGGTCGACCTGGCCAAGCAACTCGGCGCCTCGCTCATCACGTACCGAGGCGCTCAGCACACCGCGGCGTTCGACGGCGTTGCGTGCGTGGACGACCCCGTGACCGCGTACTTCGTGGATCTGACCACACCCGATCCGGACCTCACCTGTTGA
- a CDS encoding RNA-guided endonuclease InsQ/TnpB family protein produces MKRIVVVKLVPTGEQAAALKATLVACNEAADRVSDVARTASDRRAFALQKSVYAQLKAAGLSAQPAIRVIKKVANAYAAPSSNLKAGNYGRVGSKRYVAVAESPIRFRVLAAQPFDDRCLSWQVESSMVSIWTIAGRLKGVRFVCAPWQRTLLADRKGESDLVFRDGEFYLYAVVDQPSAEPVVPAEDPAAGWLGVDLGVVNLAVTTDDDPDSLDDRWSGGAVTRRRKRYRAVRTALQKVGTKSAKRKLKTRRRKERRFATDINHQLSKKIVAQAQRTGRGIAIEDLSGIRERVRLAKKQRARVHSWAYAQLRTHIEYKAEMAGVPVQVVDPRNTSRTCSQCGHCDAANRRTQAVFRCRECGWAAHADHNAARNIALLGHKDYWAAQSTVPRAAAALAPS; encoded by the coding sequence ATGAAGCGGATCGTTGTGGTCAAGCTCGTTCCCACGGGCGAGCAGGCCGCAGCGCTGAAGGCGACGTTGGTGGCGTGCAACGAGGCCGCTGATCGTGTATCCGACGTCGCTCGAACGGCGTCTGATCGTCGTGCGTTCGCGCTGCAGAAGTCGGTGTACGCGCAGTTGAAGGCCGCTGGGCTGTCGGCGCAGCCCGCGATCCGCGTGATCAAGAAGGTTGCGAACGCATATGCTGCGCCCTCGTCGAATCTGAAGGCCGGGAACTATGGCCGGGTCGGGTCGAAGCGGTATGTGGCAGTGGCGGAGTCCCCGATCCGTTTCCGGGTGTTGGCGGCGCAACCGTTCGACGACCGGTGCCTGTCCTGGCAGGTCGAGTCGTCGATGGTGTCCATCTGGACGATCGCGGGACGGTTGAAGGGTGTGCGGTTCGTGTGCGCGCCATGGCAGCGGACGTTGTTGGCGGACCGCAAAGGCGAGTCCGATCTAGTGTTCCGCGACGGCGAGTTCTACCTGTACGCCGTGGTCGATCAACCGTCTGCGGAACCGGTCGTTCCAGCCGAGGATCCTGCCGCAGGATGGCTGGGCGTCGACCTCGGAGTCGTGAACCTGGCAGTGACCACCGACGACGATCCGGACAGCCTCGATGACCGGTGGTCGGGTGGGGCCGTGACACGGCGGCGAAAGAGATACCGCGCCGTTCGGACCGCCCTGCAGAAGGTGGGAACGAAGTCCGCGAAGCGGAAACTGAAGACTCGGCGTCGGAAGGAGCGCCGGTTCGCCACCGACATCAACCATCAATTGTCGAAAAAGATTGTCGCTCAGGCGCAACGCACCGGACGTGGTATCGCGATAGAGGATCTGTCGGGTATCCGCGAACGGGTACGGCTGGCCAAGAAACAACGAGCACGGGTGCATTCGTGGGCATACGCCCAGCTACGCACACACATCGAGTACAAGGCGGAGATGGCGGGGGTGCCCGTGCAGGTCGTCGACCCGCGCAACACCTCGCGCACCTGCTCACAGTGCGGGCACTGTGACGCGGCGAACCGTCGTACGCAAGCGGTGTTCCGGTGCCGAGAATGTGGGTGGGCCGCGCACGCAGACCACAATGCCGCCCGCAACATCGCTCTCCTCGGACACAAGGACTATTGGGCCGCCCAATCAACCGTGCCTCGAGCAGCCGCCGCTCTAGCACCCAGTTAG
- the glnA gene encoding type I glutamate--ammonia ligase → MDRQKEFVLRTLEERDIRFVRLWFTDVLGYLKSVAIAPAELEGAFEEGIGFDGSAIEGFSRVSEADMVAKPDASTFQILPWAHKDGAQHSARMFCDIAMPDGTPSWADPRHVLRRQLGKASDLGFSCYVHPEIEFFLVENGPVDGTTPIPADSGGYFDQAVHDRAPNFRRHAIDALESMGISVEFSHHEGAPGQQEIDLRYADALSMADNVMTFRYVVKEVAIDEGVRASFMPKPFSDQAGSAMHTHMSLFEGDTNAFHNPDDPMQLSETGKAFIAGILEHANEISAVTNQWVNSYKRLVHGGEAPTAATWGPSNRSALIRVPMYTPNKASSRRVEVRSPDSACNPYLSFAVLLAAGLRGIEKGYELPPEAEDDVWALTDAERRAMGYKPLPGSLADALREMERSELVAEALGEHVFDFFLRNKRREWEEYRSQVTPFELKAYLGL, encoded by the coding sequence ATGGATCGCCAAAAGGAGTTCGTGCTTCGCACCCTCGAAGAGCGCGATATTCGGTTCGTCCGACTGTGGTTCACCGACGTGCTCGGGTACCTCAAGTCGGTGGCGATCGCGCCCGCGGAACTGGAAGGTGCCTTCGAGGAGGGCATCGGCTTCGACGGCTCGGCGATCGAGGGCTTCTCTCGGGTCTCCGAGGCCGACATGGTCGCGAAGCCCGACGCGTCGACGTTCCAGATCCTGCCGTGGGCGCACAAGGACGGTGCGCAGCACTCGGCGCGCATGTTCTGTGACATCGCCATGCCCGACGGAACGCCGTCGTGGGCGGACCCGCGGCACGTGCTGCGCCGTCAGCTCGGCAAGGCCAGCGACCTCGGCTTCTCGTGCTACGTGCATCCCGAGATCGAGTTCTTCCTGGTCGAGAACGGTCCCGTCGACGGCACCACCCCGATCCCGGCCGACAGCGGCGGCTACTTCGACCAGGCGGTCCACGACCGGGCGCCGAATTTCCGTCGCCACGCGATCGACGCGCTCGAGTCGATGGGCATCTCGGTGGAGTTCAGCCACCACGAGGGCGCGCCCGGCCAGCAGGAGATCGATCTGCGCTACGCCGACGCGCTGTCGATGGCCGACAACGTGATGACGTTCCGGTACGTCGTCAAGGAGGTCGCGATCGACGAGGGCGTGCGCGCGTCGTTCATGCCGAAGCCGTTCAGCGATCAGGCCGGCTCGGCGATGCACACCCACATGAGCCTGTTCGAGGGCGACACCAACGCCTTCCACAACCCCGACGATCCGATGCAGCTGTCGGAGACCGGCAAGGCGTTCATCGCCGGAATCCTCGAGCACGCCAACGAGATCAGCGCCGTCACCAACCAGTGGGTGAACTCGTACAAGCGTCTGGTCCACGGCGGCGAGGCGCCCACGGCGGCCACGTGGGGTCCGTCCAACCGCTCCGCGCTGATCCGGGTTCCGATGTACACGCCGAACAAGGCGTCGTCGCGTCGCGTCGAGGTCCGCAGCCCCGACTCGGCCTGCAACCCGTACCTGTCGTTCGCGGTCCTGCTCGCCGCCGGCCTGCGCGGCATCGAGAAGGGCTACGAGCTGCCGCCGGAGGCCGAGGACGACGTCTGGGCCCTCACCGACGCCGAGCGTCGGGCCATGGGCTACAAGCCGCTGCCCGGCAGCCTGGCGGACGCGCTGCGGGAGATGGAGAGGTCCGAGCTGGTCGCCGAGGCGCTCGGCGAGCACGTCTTCGACTTCTTCCTCCGCAACAAGCGGCGTGAATGGGAGGAGTACCGCAGCCAGGTAACTCCCTTCGAGCTGAAGGCCTACCTCGGCCTGTAA